In Sorghum bicolor cultivar BTx623 chromosome 8, Sorghum_bicolor_NCBIv3, whole genome shotgun sequence, one genomic interval encodes:
- the LOC8072898 gene encoding mitochondrial substrate carrier family protein C yields the protein MPMAPDRPLEAFFAAARGAIAHLHLHLPVIHIPGSHSGSNPNSKEPEADCLLHLHVVVTNFFHKPLKSFARCFKPQRRGGKHSPPLRWDHSNGATPTPQQQLELLLCIAFDAFAHNLHLLEDACRQKGEEFGVATRQLQQFVVLRKIIDGKRADFDGFLSNLGFAKVGAPPPPARIMGGASPVPAPAPVSDQEDGAGIGDSDKEDGAGIGIGDGEVVDNASGTQQPAQRLPARLLNIPLSNVERLRSTLSAVSLTELIELVPQLVSRSSISADAHPDKKKLFSVQDFFRYAEIEGKRFFEELDRDSDGQVTLEDLEIAMRKRRLPRRYARELFRHTRSNFFSKSIGWKQFLSLMEQKEATILRAYTTLCLSKSGTLHKNQILTSLKGAGLPANEDNATAMLRYLNSDSEGSISYGHFRNFMLLLPSERLEDDPRNIWFEAATVVAVPPPIEISTGSVLKSALAGGLASALSTSLLHPIDSMKTRVQASTLSFPELISKLPQIGLQGLYRGSIPAILGQFSSHGLRTGIFEATKLVLINVAPTLPEIQVQSMASFCSTVLGTAVRIPCEVLKQRLQAGIFNNVGEAIVGTMRQDGPKGFFRGTGATLCREVPFYVAGMCLYAEAKKAAQHVLKRDLEAWETVAVGALSGGVAAIVTTPFDVMKTRMMTAPPGTPVSMQMIVFSILRNEGPLGLFKGAIPRFFWIAPLGAMNFAGYELAKKAMIEDESKSRESIEEKKTMVGSRG from the exons ATGCCCATGGCGCCGGACCGCCCCTTAGAGGCCTTTTTCGCCGCCGCCCGTGGCGCCATCGCGCACCTTCACCTTCACCTTCCCGTCATCCACATCCCTGGATCCCATTCCGGTTCCAATCCCAACTCCAAGGAACCCGAGGCCGACTGCCTGCTCCACCTCCACGTCGTCGTCACCAACTTCTTCCACAAGCCCCTCAAGTCATTCGCCAGGTGCTTCAAGCCCCAGCGGCGGGGAGGCAAACACTCCCCGCCGCTCCGCTGGGATCACAGCAATGGCGCCACCCCCACCCCGCAGCAGCAGCTGGAGCTCCTTCTCTGCATTGCGTTCGACGCCTTCGCCCACAACCTGCACTTGCTGGAGGACGCCTGCAGGCAGAAAGGTGAAGAGTTTGGTGTGGCTACCCGACAGCTCCAGCAATTTGTGGTTCTCAGGAAGATAATCGATGGGAAGAGGGCTGATTTCGATGGGTTCCTTTCCAACCTGGGCTTTGCAAAGGTTggggcaccgccgccgccagcaaGGATCATGGGTGGTGCGTCCCCTGTCCCAGCACCAGCGCCAGTAAGCGACCAGGAGGATGGTGCTGGAATTGGGGACAGTGACAAGGAGGATGGTGCTGGAATTGGAATTGGGGACGGCGAGGTGGTGGACAATGCTAGTGGTACACAGCAGCCAGCACAGAGATTGCCTGCCCGGCTGCTTAACATCCCTTTGTCGAATGTGGAGCGTCTGCGGTCTACGCTGTCGGCAGTTTCACTGACGGAGCTCATTGAATTAGTCCCCCAGCTGGTGAGCAGATCGTCAATATCGGCAGATGCACATCCTGACAAGAAGAAGCTTTTCTCAGTGCAAGACTTCTTCAGATATGCGGAAATTGAAG gaaAGCGATTCTTTGAAGAGTTGGACAGAGACAGTGATGGTCAAGTCACTCTAGAAGATCTTGAAATTGCAATGAGGAAGAGGCGGTTACCAAGGAGGTATGCTCGAGAATTGTTTCGCCATACAAGAAGCAACTTCTTTTCGAAATCAATTGGGTGGAAGCAATTTTTATCCTTGATGGAACAGAAGGAGGCAACCATTCTCCGAGCATATACCACGTTGTGTTTGAGCAAGTCTGGAACACTTCACAAGAATCAAATTTTGACTTCCTTGAAAGGTGCTGGACTTCCGGCCAATGAAGATAATGCCACTGCCATGCTACGGTATCTAAATTCTGATTCAGAAGGATCAATCTCATATGGCCATTTCCGGAACTTCATGCTTCTACTTCCTTCAGAACGCCTTGAGGATGATCCTCG GAACATCTGGTTTGAAGCTGCTACTGTTGTTGCTGTTCCCCCACCTATAGAAATATCCACAGGAAGTGTTTTGAAGTCTGCTTTAGCTGGAGGTCTTGCAAGTGCGCTCTCTACCTCTCTGCTGCATCCTATTGATTCAATGAAG ACACGTGTCCAAGCATCTACACTCTCATTTCCAGAGCTCATTTCAAAGCTTCCACAAATTGGGCTTCAGGGATTGTATCGGGGTTCTATCCCAGCAATTCTTGGCCAGTTTTCAAG CCATGGTTTGAGGACAGGAATCTTTGAAGCAACCAAGCTTGTATTAATTAATGTCGCTCCGACACTTCCAGAGATTCAG GTGCAATCAATGGCTTCCTTCTGCAGCACAGTCCTAGGGACTGCAGTCCGTATACCTTGTGAGGTTCTTAAGCAGCGTTTGCAAGCTGGAATCTTCAACAATGTAGGGGAGGCAATTGTTGGCACCATGCGACAAGATGGCCCAAAGGGATTTTTTCGTGGCACTGGGGCCACACTCTGTCGCGAGGTTCCGTTCTATGTTGCTGGAATGTGCCTCTATGCAGAAGCTAAGAAG GCAGCACAGCATGTTTTGAAGAGAGACTTGGAAGCATGGGAAACAGTGGCAGTTGGAGCATTGTCTGGAGGAGTTGCAGCAATAGTGACCACTCCATTTGACGTGATGAAGACGCGGATGATGACTGCCCCTCCAGGCACACCAGTGTCTATGCAGATGATAGTCTTCTCCATCCTTCGAAATGAGGGTCCACTTGGGCTTTTTAAGGGCGCGATCCCCCGCTTCTTCTGGATTGCCCCTCTTGGCGCAATGAACTTTGCAGGCTACGAGCTTGCCAAGAAGGCGATGATCGAAGATGAGAGCAAGTCCAGAGAATCAATAGAGGAGAAGAAAACCATGGTGGGTTCCAGAGGATAA
- the LOC8055476 gene encoding dof zinc finger protein PBF, whose protein sequence is MDMSSSTTAAASAPHNHQQEAMVSSPNIKEEARSPKQAEATQQPSGSGERKPRPQLAEALRCPRCNSNNTKFCYYNNYNTMQPRYFCKGCRRYWTHGGTLRNVPVGGGCRKNKRASRSVSGSGSSSSSAAYAPLSPDTNTSSSKMSINTQPMMVPNMMMPTPTMTGLFPNVLPTLMSTGGGSHFNFTMDNQHASMPFTPMPLSNQASVPMLAAGGSGTMPSFLEMLRRGLLHGSSSYDAGLVMSGGNNEMDMSFPLPAYGAMHGHGLSGSTTDDARQLVGTQQGMNTDSGFAGSTRVQEEEEEKGDNKAMVKSSNNNNGGSLLDRYWTKPNNNNNNNNNNNNNNNNNNNKGQQG, encoded by the exons ATGGACATGAGCTCCAGCACCACTGCAGCAGCATCGGCTCCCCACAACCACCAGCAG GAGGCGATGGTGTCATCCCCCAATATTAAGGAGGAAGCTAGGAGCCCAAAACAGGCAGAGGCCACGCAACAACCAAGTGGCAGTGGGGAGCGTAAGCCACGGCCACAGCTAGCTGAGGCGCTCAGGTGCCCACGCTGCAACTCCAACAACACCAAATTTTGCTACTACAACAACTACAACACAATGCAACCACGCTACTTTTGCAAGGGCTGTCGCCGGTATTGGACACATGGCGGCACCCTCCGCAATGTCCCAGTTGGCGGTGGGTGCCGCAAGAACAAGCGTGCCTCTAGATCTGTCTCAGGCTCTGGTTCCTCTTCGTCCTCGGCTGCCTATGCACCATTATCCCCCGACACCAACACCAGCTCTAGTAAGATGAGCATCAACACACAACCGATGATGGTGCCTAACATGATGATGCCCACCCCAACAATGACAGGCTTATTCCCCAATGTGCTCCCGACACTTATGTCGACAGGTGGAGGCAGCCACTTCAACTTCACCATGGACAACCAACATGCCTCCATGCCCTTCACACCAATGCCACTATCCAACCAGGCATCCGTGCCCATGCTGGCCGCGGGAGGGAGTGGGACAATGCCATCTTTCCTAGAGATGCTGAGAAGAGGGCTTCTTCATGGTAGCAGTAGCTACGATGCAGGTCTCGTGATGAGTGGCGGCAACAATGAAATGGACATGTCATTCCCACTGCCAGCATATGGTGCAATGCATGGGCATGGATTGAGTGGCTCAACCACTGATGATGCCAGGCAGCTGGTGGGGACTCAGCAGGGAATGAATACTGATAGTGGTTTTGCAGGATCAACTAGagtgcaggaggaggaggaagagaaggGGGATAACAAAGCCATGGTTAAAAGCAGCAATAACAACAATGGTGGGTCATTGTTGGACCGCTACTGGACCAagcccaacaacaacaacaacaacaacaacaacaacaacaacaacaacaacaacaacaacaacaagggGCAGCAGGGGTAG
- the LOC8072897 gene encoding uncharacterized protein LOC8072897 translates to MYVGRRILNLAVSTSVRCSLISVPVNATVSQSRMPSPAAVLVSNGAISPHAPPSAAAFLDSTPGAYTTARGTLHWWPRHLRRLAESATLLARSHPDLLGLPVPRSRALDLDFHSIQSLVNPSVRVAIHEMRARLPMTKDDDDLALTALVRGAGAGADSVSASGDGLDVFVHVGTYSPPIFGESGARLAVAGRGRDAAAAKYASWARIRKSMEKMRPPGVTELLLTNDGDHILEGAVTNFFVVCQQEEHERNEQFSNQTMDIKFEVQTAPLSDGVLPGIIRQIVIEVCHDIGIPVREMSPSWSNNELWKEAFVTSSLRFIQHVESVQVPLFWEDIQSKTWSDVPWAVKKFQGAGCITTQIQREILKRAAREEYDINSLL, encoded by the exons ATGTATGTAGGCCGTCGGATCCTCAATTTGGCCGTGTCCACGTCCGTCCGATGCTCACTCATCTCCGTCCCAGTCAACGCCACCGTCAGTCAGTCGAGGATGCCGTCGCCGGCGGCCGTGCTCGTCAGCAACGGCGCCATCTCCCCACACGCTCCCCCATCCGCCGCCGCCTTCCTCGACTCCACGCCGGGCGCCTACACCACCGCCCGCGGCACCCTGCACTGGTGGCCACGCCATCTCCGCCGCCTCGCCGAATCCGCCACGCTCCTCGCCCGTTCCCACCCCGACCTGCTCGGCCTCCCCGTTCCCCGATCGCGCGCCCTCGACCTCGACTTCCACTCCATCCAGTCTCTCGTCAACCCCTCCGTACGGGTAGCCATCCACGAGATGCGCGCTCGGCTGCCCATGACCAAGGACGACGACGATTTGGCGCTCACGGCCCTGGTcagaggagcaggagcaggagccgaTTCCGTTTCTGCTTCTGGGGACGGCCTCGACGTCTTCGTCCATGTGGGGACGTATTCCCCGCCGATCTTCGGAGAGTCGGGGGCCAGGCTTGCTGTTGCCGGCAGGGGAAGGGACGCCGCCGCTGCCAAGTACGCGTCCTGGGCCAG GATTCGGAAGAGTATGGAAAAGATGAGGCCTCCTGGGGTCACAGAGCTCTTGTTGACTAACGACGGGGATCACATTCTTGAAGGCGCTGTCACAAACTTCTTTGTTGTCTGCCAACAG GAGGAACATGAGAGGAATGAGCAATTCTCTAATCAAACAATGGATATTAAGTTTGAAGTGCAAACAGCACCACTGAGTGATGGAGTCCTCCCAGGGATTATACGTCAGATAGTGATAGA GGTGTGCCATGATATTGGAATCCCAGTACGAGAGATGTCTCCGTCGTGGTCCAataatgaactttggaaagagGCATTTGTTACAA GTAGCTTAAGGTTTATCCAGCATGTAGAGTCAGTTCAAGTACCTTTATTTTGGGAGGACATACAATCTAAAACCTGGAGTGATGTACCTTGGGCGGTGAAGAAGTTTCAG GGTGCTGGCTGCATTACCACACAGATTCAG AGGGAAATACTGAAGAGAGCAGCAAGAGAGGAGTATGACATTAACAGTCTCCTTTGA
- the LOC8055477 gene encoding uncharacterized protein LOC8055477, with protein sequence MVVLGGADDPTHKLGDIVDHTRQQHATGLPEKPSNVSCHNGNGHNPLRSSASDSYKYYYDADAPSESDWQSTSPASSSSTRQMLGDGHRNNGSSFRSSSIASSQTQRPSSSSSSSSRRFTVPFVKKIDWGSLWDKSKEWIRNPMNMALSVWILAVGVSGAILFMVMTGMLNRVLPSKPQRDTWFEVNNQILNALFTLMCLYQHPRRFYHLALLCRWRAGDMHQLRQVYCKDGTCKPNERKHMMVVILLLHLNCFAQYALCGLNLGYRRPQRPVIGVALTISVAICAPAVAGLYNNLSPLGKDYEAAQPEADDEESQLQRKTPETERRYTLVPRQGHGSGSSPSSPQWVGGLLGDMWEDMSLAYLSVFCSCCVFGWNMSRLGLGNMYVHVATFVLLCLAPFFIFDLAAISVDDEAVRDALGLAGVFLCVFGLLYGGFWRIQMRRRFGLPENRACCGKPDLTDCMQWLCCYSCSLAQEVRTADAYEVVLEDKQQPMPMPMHHPRHHPTLQEELSTMQEPLRFAGVFASPSPHLNDDGVTIPPSSLSATRT encoded by the coding sequence ATGGTTGTTTTGGGTGGCGCTGATGATCCGACACACAAACTTGGTGACATTGTTGATCACACACGCCAACAGCATGCAACAGGATTACCGGAGAAACCCAGTAATGTCAGTTGTCACAATGGAAATGGGCACAATCCCCTGCGAAGTTCAGCCTCTGATTCATACAAGTATTACTATGATGCTGATGCACCATCCGAGTCCGATTGGCAGTCCACCTCACCAGCTTCCTCTTCCTCTACTCGACAAATGCTTGGAGATGGGCACAGAAATAATGGCTCCTCTTTCCGCTCGTCGTCGATAGCATCATCCCAGACTCAGAgaccatcatcttcttcttcttcttcaagtCGACGTTTCACGGTGCCCTTCGTGAAGAAGATCGACTGGGGCTCTCTGTGGGACAAGTCCAAGGAATGGATTCGGAACCCCATGAACATGGCGCTGTCTGTCTGGATCCTCGCCGTCGGTGTCTCAGGTGCCATCCTCTTCATGGTCATGACCGGGATGCTGAACCGCGTGCTGCCAAGCAAGCCGCAGCGAGACACGTGGTTCGAGGTGAACAACCAGATCCTGAACGCGCTCTTCACCCTCATGTGCCTCTACCAGCACCCGAGGAGGTTCTACCACCTCGCCCTGCTGTGCCGGTGGAGAGCCGGCGACATGCATCAGCTCCGGCAAGTATACTGCAAGGATGGAACCTGCAAGCCcaacgagagaaagcatatgatGGTTGTCATCCTGCTCCTCCACTTGAACTGCTTTGCTCAGTACGCGCTGTGTGGCCTGAATCTTGGTTACCGAAGaccacagcgtccggtgatcggAGTTGCCCTCACCATATCGGTTGCCATCTGCGCGCCGGCTGTCGCCGGGCTGTACAACAACCTCAGCCCTCTTGGCAAAGACTACGAGGCGGCACAACCAGAGGCAGACGACGAAGAGTCACAGCTCCAGCGGAAAACGCCCGAGACGGAGAGGAGGTACACGTTGGTGCCACGACAAGGCCATGGCAGCGGCAgctcgccgtcgtcgccgcAGTGGGTCGGCGGGCTGTTGGGGGATATGTGGGAGGACATGTCGCTGGCGTACCTGTCGGTGTTCTGCAGCTGCTGCGTGTTCGGGTGGAACATGAGCAGGCTCGGCTTGGGCAACATGTACGTCCATGTCGCCACCTTCGTGCTCTTGTGCCTGGCGCCATTCTTCATCTTCGACCTGGCGGCCATCAGCGTGGACGACGAGGCCGTGAGGGACGCGCTGGGGCTGGCCGGCGTCTTCCTCTGCGTGTTCGGCCTGCTCTACGGCGGATTCTGGAGGATCCAGATGCGCAGGAGGTTCGGCCTCCCCGAGAACCGAGCCTGCTGCGGCAAGCCGGACCTCACAGACTGCATGCAGTGGCTCTGCTGCTACTCGTGCTCCCTGGCTCAGGAAGTCCGCACCGCCGATGCCTACGAGGTGGTGTTGGAAGACAAGCAGCAGccgatgccgatgccgatgcaTCACCCCCGGCACCATCCAACTCTGCAGGAAGAGCTATCGACGATGCAGGAGCCCCTCAGGTTTGCAGGTGTCTTCGCTTCACCTTCACCTCATCTAAACGACGACGGCGTCACCATTCCCCCGTCGTCACTGTCAGCTACACGTACATAA
- the LOC8055475 gene encoding signal recognition particle receptor subunit beta, whose protein sequence is MDEWVRQAEVWVRQAESWIRQQPPEQIYIAAVVVALTILLLILASCLKSSKLNTIVLSGLSGSGKTTIFYQLRDGSSHQGTVTSMEENNDTFVLHSEQERKGKVKPVHVVDVPGHSRLKPKLDEVLPKAAGVVFVVDAQDFLSSMQAAAEYLYDILTKATVVKKKVPVLIFCNKTDKVTAHSKEFIKKQLEKEINKLRESRNAISSADISDEVQLGVPGEVFNFSHCQNKVAVAEGAGSTGNVSAVEQFIREHVKA, encoded by the exons ATGGACGAGTGGGTTCGCCAAGCTGAGGTGTGGGTGCGCCAAGCCGAGAGCTGGATCCGGCAGCAGCCCCCGGAGCAGATCTATATCGCGGCCGTGGTGGTTGCCCTCACAATCCTGCTGCTTATCCTAG CATCTTGTCTGAAATCCTCAAAGCTAAATACTATAGTGCTATCCGGACTTAGTGGCAGTGGCAAAACTACTATTTTCTACCAG CTTCGGGATGGATCATCACATCAAGGAACTGTGACTTCAATGGAAGAAAACAATGACACATTTGTACTACATTCGGAGCAAGAAAGG AAAGGCAAAGTAAAACCTGTGCATGTTGTTGATGTCCCTGGCCATTCAAGGCTCAAGCCCAAGCTTGATGAAGTCCTGCCTAAAGCAGCTGGGGTTGTTTTCGTTGTTGATGCTCAAGATTTCTTGTCTAGCATGCAAGCTGCCGCAGA GTACCTGTATGACATTCTGACAAAGGCAACTGTAGTGAAGAAAAAGGTTCCTGTGCTTATATTCTGCAACAAGACAGATAAAGTTACAGCCCACTCAAAGGAGTTCATAAAGAAACAATTGGAGAAAGAAAT AAACAAGCTTCGGGAATCAAGGAATGCCATATCATCAGCTGACATCTCTGATGAAGTTCAGCTCGGGGTCCCTGGAGAGGTATTCAACTTCAGCCATTGCCAGAACAAGGTGGCTGTTGCTGAGGGTGCCGGTTCGACCGGTAATGTTTCAGCTGTTGAGCAATTCATCCGTGAACATGTGAAGGCGTAG
- the LOC110429725 gene encoding vegetative cell wall protein gp1-like, with translation MEDKKRKYNSSQQQAGASRPRYNNQQGPQSRPAYQSGNQGQQQNVRYSNQSQQTSQRYNNNQVQRPASQAPRQNAPAPSGSRQNSNTVPMKPNVNPAPTGNTCFKCGQLGHYANACPQRQRNNNNNGRVNHVKLETAEEAPDVVVEKGESPRLGRLPAQHPAPLPSPLVPKWAAAQAARQRPAPHSPPLLPPAVADAWAPRVGPTRQGRRLQPPSDSDGVSNRRAASFSASVPRVDREPRDHPSLFKAPLGRPHAPLNPSFETRAAAVLAEARSAADKLLFAVVNSRRYAHHRVRRAKPRPPMPPARPTEPCSAAAGSSGRRQWRHHRPPAVPAPAPPLLRRAVHRGPRPSAPARPVQWTESTSPPRLSPVHHGPVVPPEPPRSTAPPWTGPIAGRHVARTATAPARPCRFAKRPLPFFKINPRPG, from the exons atggaggacaagaagaggaagtataaCTCCTCTCAGCAGCAGGCTGGTGCCAGTCGTCCCCGCTACAACAACCAGCAGGGCCCTCAGTCTCGCCCTGCATATCAGTCTGGTAACCAAGGACAGCAACAGAATGTCAGGTACAGCAACCAGAGTCAGCAGACGAGCCAGCGCTACAACAACAACCAAGTGCAGCGCCCCGCTAGTCAGGCGCCTCGCCAGAATGCCCCAGCACCATCAGGCTCTCGCCAGAACTCCAACACTGTCCCAATGAAGCCCAATGTCAACCCCGCCCCCACTGGAAAtacctgcttcaagtgtggtcagCTTGGACACTACGCGAATGCGTGCCCCCAGAGGCAGAGgaataacaacaacaatggaaggGTGAATCATGTGAAGTTGGAAACTGCGGAGGAGGCTCCAGATGTGGTagttg agaaaggggagaGCCCCCGCCTGGGCCGACTTCCGGCCCAGCACCCCGCGCCCCTCCCCTCTCCCCTCGTGCCCAAGTGGGCCGCGGCCCAAGCCGCACGGCAGCGGCCGGCCCCGCACTCACCCCCGCTGCTCCCGCCCGCAGTCGCTGACGCGTGGGCCCCGCGagtgggtcccacccgtcaggggCGGCGTCTTCAACCTCCGTCCGATTCGGACGGGGTGAGCAACCGCCGCGCCGCCTCCTTCTCGGCTTCCGTGCCGCGCGTGGATCGAGAACCCCGGGACCACCCTAGCCTATTTAAGGCACCCCTCGGCCGCCCGCACGCGCCCCTAAACCCTAGCTTCGaaacccgcgccgccgccgttcttgcCGAAGCTCGCAGCGCCGCCGACAAGCTTCTCTTCGCCGTCGTCAACTCGCGAAGGTATGCACACCATCGCGTTCGTCGCGCCAAGCCGCGTCCGCCCATGCCCCCTGCTCGGCCAACCGAGCCTtgtagcgccgccgccgggagctCCGGGCGGCGCCAATGGCGCCACCACCGCCCGCCGGCCGTCCCTGCGCCCGCACCGCCCCTGCTCCGgcgcgcggtccaccgtggaccgcggcCCAGCGCCCCCGCACGGCCGGTCCAGTGGACCGAGTCCACGTCGCCCCCGCGCCTCTccccggtccaccatggaccggtggTCCCCCCCGAGCCCCCCCGGTCCACAGCGCCGCCATGGACCGGGCCAATcgccggccgccacgtggccaggaCGGCCACGGCCCCCGCGCGCCCCTGCCGTTTTGCGAAAAGGCCCCTGCCTTTCTTTAAAATTAACCCGCGGCCCGGCTGA